One segment of Tetrapisispora phaffii CBS 4417 chromosome 1, complete genome DNA contains the following:
- the FAB1 gene encoding 1-phosphatidylinositol-3-phosphate 5-kinase (similar to Saccharomyces cerevisiae FAB1 (YFR019W); ancestral locus Anc_1.360), producing MSDNGGVIKREEIQKIQTNIRNNSIALKPENLEEDFVVSSYKPEILPTNVLLPKTTTDIVTSNVLSNDITLPISKKIEEIDDNINSTDNNDNLIHAIYEDKDKYNANRKTKELNLNNAEINLIKEPVGAHSDKSNYLHENMRVVATDQSSNNIDTDLTLNVNLQDQNFSAINRAGKLDDDTSLTINNINSNSNSKQSFLHQEYKPSKSLTFTLNNEANMKRSSIYESKSKVKAIPIRNSNTNKFMENLNDDNMSVNSTDSSLNASLSKSFLFGFYNTYKRDPKKTQERILLKEYWMKDENARECFICGKSFNTFRRKHHCRMCGQIFCRNCIAPVQGEKIGYDGNIKVCLSCNRHIDAYEDSSEGEQEEDTTDLNMDGMASSYENTPEASYDVIKNGNDPTAYNADHDDIQSILTNGEDSKLFLSTPTPPPKMTIPATRQGESLEIFSDTGYPNSYNKHSNNMNDNRLSYNNGVSSQKDRYTIRDVDILPDQYDKLSSHLNKIKRKNTTSSLKSSFLNYVSGGKSPQDKISYQSSKASDIFKQAGKKQYQFEFNYGLDPEVNKLNASRNSLHEKSSMKSSQNRNFDISKSGSSSEDEGSMSIYSTLIDPKHTHNPIRSVRSSTKSSQRAAASLRRIQFRRKSKTKRSTSTSVNSAYKGLNLIAHSTPNLISVIDDDECAYANGEYNMLSSSGVSNANNFQMKSKNSTNSYAMRRSVSSFNDRKLKRNKVELNEVSNLHLEALLKQVMLDQELTKDTKWSNIMEIFLKQLQVVEINGKEANSLDYRQNYIKIKRIPGDIVESSEYINGIVFGKSLSSKRMPRYFSNPRILLIMFPLEYTKNENHFLSLETVLAQEREYLNKLISRISSFNADIIFVGANASGYALDLLDKSGVIVQYNLKPQVIERIAKLTEADIAVSIDKLSTNIKMGECESFEVKTFIYGNISKSYTFLRGCNPALGGTILLRGGDEEILSKLKQVTEFMVYIYFALKLENCLFKDNFIQPSLEFYNTTRKQNLENDEKGYFSEFLNEYNRRILSVSPTVKFPLPFLLRRGRELEKALTCKKQELLKLSGEMNVDDIKGILPSDIESKLTNSDLRYLSKFVHEKEIENLELEFQRRSRQWELSYSQSHNIMSTGTHQSITVLYSMVSTKLSTPCIGPQILNIDYFWDNDISLGQYIENIVATSSYHCQQGCNGLLLDHYRSYVHGSGKVDVLIEKLQSKLPRLNDIILTWSYCKKCGTSTPIIQMAQHTWSYSFGKFLEVMFWSDKEAVKQVSKCPHDFTKDHVKYYGYNDLVVRMEYSDLEVFELVTPPRKIIWKSDKDIKLKIELFYNILDKINLFYGSIRNRLLNIKLDIIPKELYVRAASILKDFQKLVDTEEAYILDLIENLYKNVPGDVHLPLNQAIQILSEKSENWQLLFDNFAVEYMPSENDISQITTNQLKKFFSPNYEELPDNLNEKANEHEVINDNASLENSLKSITDSHHSKNHNTVPESEIKDDNRPNVAQEPDLVNPRYDNEIIGIEGRNFNNNFTKNTLGTKAGASVNISMPNLFDKVSLSRKSFSDVEKPDLRRLSLMTNEDITKYYEQNRHVNTKVGKLANFFDKMHIDSLSKEFELQRELERLSINKAKYQSYRLTNHTPIVDIYKDVKDAVEEPLHDKPLSMNDNATSKTIFNNTYQNNLNTNLEHELENSIHIWGEKMRKMNDNTDNQDDNKHSKRECEPNDKNHANENAVNDRNSEDLSSEKRNDNESTIQEKLHTLDKSLQEVFDTKVTDNPNAQGSTLRERSSLLKALSNFWADHSASSWKPFQYPTTPTEHVFSDSNVIIREDEPSSLIAFCLSIEDYKQKMLHLQKSEAERHDTVTQADIDHADTTSNNETLMKGGNTESTSMEPHEFNQHDSIENMSHMNINDSGEALLENNEALENIMLKKKAVHLRYQFQDQDSVMSCKIFFAEHFEAFRETCCDRDKFIQSLSRCIKWNSNGGKSGSGFLKTLDDRFVIKELSHSELDAFIKFAPNYFEYMSQAMFHDLPTSLAKIFGFFQIQVKNSSTSKNYKMDLIIMENLFYERKSTRIFDLKGSMRNRHVEQTGKENEVLLDENMIEYIYESPIHVGEYDKKLLRASLWNDTLFLAKMNVMDYSLVIGIDNETHTITAGIIDFIRTFTWDKKLESWVKEKGFVGGGASSTKMPTVVTPRQYKNRFREAMECYILMVPDPWFQDSI from the coding sequence ATGAGTGACAATGGGGGAGTAAttaaaagagaagaaataCAGAAGATTCAAACTAATATTAGGAACAACTCTATTGCCCTGAAACCAGAAAATTTGGAAGAAGATTTCGTCGTATCATCATATAAACCCGAGATACTGCCAACAAATGTGCTTTTACCAAAGACAACCACCGATATAGTGACCAGCAACGTACTTAGTAATGACATAACTTTGCCTATatccaaaaaaattgaagaaatagaTGACAACATTAACAGTACCGACAACAATGACAATTTGATTCATGCAATATATGAGGACaaagataaatataatgcTAATAGAAAAACTAAGGAACTAAATCTAAATAATGCTGAGATTAATCTTATAAAAGAACCAGTTGGTGCACACTCAGATAAGAGCAACTATTTGCATGAGAACATGAGAGTGGTAGCCACCGATCAATCATCCAATAACATTGATACTGATTTGACATTAAATGTTAATCTGCAAGATCAAAACTTCAGCGCAATTAATAGAGCCGGTAAATTGGATGATGATACTTCCCTGactattaataatatcaacTCAAATTCTAACTCGAAGCAAAGCTTTTTACATCAAGAATATAAACCATCGAAGTCATTAACCTTcactttaaataatgaagcAAACATGAAAAGATCTAGTATATATGAGTCTAAATCAAAAGTTAAAGCGATACCCATACgaaattcaaatacaaataaattcatGGAAAActtaaatgatgataatatgTCAGTAAATAGTACAGATTCTTCATTAAATGCATCGTTGTCAAAAAGTTTCCTTTTTGGATTTTATAATACATATAAAAGAGATCCAAAGAAGACACAAGagagaatattattaaaggAATATTGGATGAAAGATGAAAATGCCAGAGAATGTTTTATATGTGGTAAATCATTCAATACTTTTAGGAGGAAACACCATTGTAGAATGTGTGGTCAGATATTTTGCAGAAACTGTATAGCACCTGTACAAGGTGAAAAAATTGGTTATGATGGTAACATTAAAGTATGTTTAAGTTGTAACAGACATATTGATGCATATGAAGACTCTAGCGAAGGtgaacaagaagaagacaCAACTGATTTGAATATGGATGGGATGGCATCAAGTTATGAAAATACCCCTGAAGCTTCTTATGATGTGataaaaaatggaaatgaTCCAACAGCATATAATGCTGATCATGACGACATTCAAAGTATTTTAACTAATGGAGAAGATTctaaattgtttttatcGACTCCTACTCCGCCTCCAAAAATGACTATTCCTGCTACAAGGCAAGGTGAGTCgttagaaatattttcgGATACAGGTTATCCTAACAGTTACAATAAGCATTCAAACAATATGAACGATAATCGATTGTCATATAATAATGGGGTTAGTAGCCAGAAAGATAGGTACACCATTAGAGATGTTGATATTTTACCAGATCAGTATGACAAACTTTCGTCTCATCtgaataaaatcaaaagaaaaaacacTACGAGTTCCTTAAAAAGTTCTTTCCTGAACTATGTTAGCGGAGGGAAGTCTCCTCAagataaaatatcatatcaAAGCAGTAAGGCTTCTGATATATTCAAACAGGCAGGAAAAAAGCAATAccaatttgaatttaattacGGGCTTGATCCTGAAGTTAACAAATTGAATGCATCCAGAAATAGTTTACATGAGAAGAGTTCTATGAAATCAAGCCAAAATagaaattttgatatttcaaaaagtGGATCATCTTCAGAAGACGAAGGATCCATGTCTATCTATTCAACTTTAATAGATCCAAAACATACACATAATCCTATTAGATCCGTCAGAAGCTCTACAAAGTCATCACAGAGAGCTGCTGCTTCTTTGAGAAGAATACaatttagaagaaaaagcAAAACAAAACGTTCAACTTCAACTAGTGTAAATTCAGCATATAAAGGTCTGAATCTGATCGCTCACAGTACACCCAACTTAATTTCAGTAATTGACGATGATGAGTGTGCTTATGCTAATGGGGAGTACAATATGCTTTCTTCTAGCGGTGTTTCAAATGCAAATAATTTCCaaatgaaatcaaaaaattcaacGAATTCATATGCAATGAGGCGTTCAGTCTCAAGTTTTAATGatagaaaattaaagaGAAATAAAGTTGAACTAAATGAAGTATCGAATCTTCATTTAGAAGctttattaaaacaagTTATGCTGGACCAAGAATTGACAAAAGATACCAAATGGTCAAACATTATGGAAATTTTCTTAAAACAATTGCAAGTGGTTGAAATAAATGGAAAAGAGGCAAACTCATTAGATTATCgacaaaattatataaaaatcaaaagaatTCCTGGTGATATAGTAGAAAGTTCAGAGTATATCAATGGTATAGTGTTTGGCAAATCTCTATCATCAAAGCGAATGCCAAGATATTTTTCTAATCCTAGaatacttttaataatgtttCCACTTGAGTATACAAAGAATGAGAATCACTTTCTAAGCTTGGAAACAGTGTTAGCTCAGGAACGTGAATATCTTAATAAACTGATATCTAGAATATCATCTTTTAATGCAGATATAATCTTTGTCGGTGCCAACGCCAGTGGATATGCTCTTGATCTTTTAGATAAATCTGGTGTAATTGTTCAATATAACCTAAAACCACAAGTTATAGAAAGAATAGCTAAATTAACAGAGGCGGATATTGCTGTGTCTATAGATAAACTGtcaacaaatataaaaatggGAGAATGTGAATCTTTTGAAGTTAAAACTTTCATTTATGGAAACATAAGTAAGTCATATACGTTTTTACGTGGTTGTAATCCAGCTTTGGGTGGTACAATTTTACTGAGGGGTGgtgatgaagaaatattaagCAAATTGAAGCAGGTGACTGAGTTTatggtttatatatattttgcaTTAAAATTAGAGAATTGTCtttttaaagataatttCATTCAACCATCTTTGGAATTTTATAATACTacaagaaaacaaaatttggaaaatgaTGAGAAGGGCTATTTTTCTGAGTTTCTAAATGAGTACAATAGAAGAATACTTAGTGTTTCTCCTACTGTAAAATTCCCTTTGCCTTTTCTGTTAAGACGTGGGAGAGAATTGGAAAAAGCTCTAACTTGTAAAAaacaagaattattaaaattatccGGAGAAATGAACGTAGATGATATAAAGGGTATTTTACCTAGTGATATTGAATCGAAATTAACTAACTCAGATTTACGTTATTTGTCCAAATTCGTTCATGagaaagaaatagaaaatttagAGCTGGAATTTCAAAGGAGAAGTCGTCAATGGGAATTATCATATTCCCAATCTCACAATATTATGAGCACTGGTACACATCAATCCATCACAGTTCTCTACTCGATGGTCTCTACGAAATTATCAACTCCTTGCATAGGCCctcaaattttgaatatagaCTATTTCTGGGATAATGATATATCGCTTGGTCAATatatagaaaatattgttgCTACTTCATCATATCATTGTCAACAAGGTTGTAATGGTTTACTTCTTGATCATTACAGGAGTTATGTGCATGGTTCAGGGAAGGTTGACgttttaattgaaaagcTTCAATCCAAGTTACCAAGGCTAAATGATATAATACTGACTTGGAGTTATTGTAAAAAGTGTGGTACTTCGACTCCTATTATCCAGATGGCTCAACATACTTGGAGTTATTCATTTGGTAAATTTTTAGAAGTTATGTTCTGGAGTGACAAAGAAGCTGTCAAACAAGTTAGCAAATGTCCTCATGATTTTACAAAAGATCATGTGAAATATTATGGATACAATGATCTAGTAGTAAGAATGGAATATTCAGATTTAGAAGTTTTTGAACTTGTCACGCCtccaagaaaaataatatggAAATCtgataaagatattaaattaaaaattgaactattttataatatcttAGATAAGATCAACTTATTTTATGGAAGCATTAGAAAtagattattaaatatcaaattgGATATTATACCCAAGGAATTATATGTGAGAGCTGCTTccattttaaaagatttcCAAAAATTAGTTGATACAGAAGAAGCCTATATTcttgatttaattgaaaatttatacAAAAATGTTCCTGGCGACGTCCACTTACCTTTAAATCAAGCAATTCAGATTCTTTCAGAAAAATCAGAGAATTGGCAACtgttatttgataattttgcAGTGGAATATATGCCAtctgaaaatgatatttctCAGATCACTACgaatcaattgaagaaattttttAGTCCAAATTATGAGGAATTACCAGATAACCTAAATGAAAAAGCTAATGAACATGAGGTGATTAACGATAATGCAAGCTTAGAGAATAGCCTTAAATCTATAACAGATAGTCATCACTCTAAAAATCATAATACAGTTCCAGAAAGtgaaattaaagatgaCAACAGACCTAATGTTGCACAAGAACCCGATCTTGTAAATCCAAGATATGATAACGAAATAATAGGTATAGAAGGTCGCAATTTCAACAATAATTTTACTAAAAATACCTTAGGAACTAAAGCAGGTGCTTctgtaaatatttctatgcctaatttatttgataaagtTAGTTTATCAAGAAAATCATTTAGTGATGTAGAAAAACCAGATTTAAGAAGGTTAAGCTTAATGAcaaatgaagatattaCAAAGTATTATGAACAAAATCGTCATGTAAATACTAAAGTTGGGAAATTAgccaatttttttgataaaatgcATATTGACTCGCTATCAAAAGAATTCGAGTTACAAAGAGAACTGGAAAGGTTATCGATCAATAAAGCGAAGTATCAGTCATATAGACTAACAAACCATACTCCTATAGTAGACATCTACAAAGATGTCAAAGATGCCGTCGAAGAACCTCTTCATGATAAACCGTTATCTATGAATGACAATGCCACTAGTAAGactattttcaataatacatatcaaaataatttaaatacaaatttGGAGcatgaattagaaaattctATTCATATATGGGGTGAAAAAATGAGAAAAATGAATGATAACACCGATAACCAAGATGACAATAAACATAGTAAGCGAGAGTGCGAACctaatgataaaaatcATGCTAATGAAAACGCTGTTAATGACAGAAATTCAGAAGATTTGTCCTctgaaaaaagaaatgataATGAGTCTACTATTCAAGAGAAGTTACATACATTGGACAAAAGTTTGCAAGAAGTTTTTGACACTAAGGTTACTGATAATCCGAATGCTCAAGGTTCGACATTAAGAGAAAGATCATCTCTGTTGAAAGCATTATCTAACTTTTGGGCAGATCATTCAGCATCATCTTGGAAGCCATTTCAGTATCCAACGACTCCAACCGAACACGTTTTTTCTGATAGCAATGTCATAATTCGAGAAGATGAACCTAGCTCTTTGATTGCTTTTTGCTTAAGCATTGAAGattataaacaaaaaatgttGCACTTACAGAAATCAGAAGCAGAAAGACATGATACAGTAACCCAAGCAGATATTGACCATGCCGACACTACTAGCAACAATGAAACTCTAATGAAGGGTGGAAATACAGAGTCTACTTCTATGGAGCCTCATGAGTTTAACCAACATGATTCTATAGAAAATATGTCGCATATGAATATTAATGACTCAGGGGAAGCATTACTGGAAAATAATGAGGCattggaaaatattatgttaaaaaagaaagcCGTGCATCTAAGATACCAGTTTCAAGATCAAGACTCAGTGATGTCttgtaaaattttttttgctgAGCATTTTGAAGCCTTTCGAGAGACTTGTTGTGACCGTGacaaatttattcaaagttTATCAAGATGTATCAAATGGAATTCGAATGGAGGTAAAAGTGGAAGTGGATTTTTAAAGACTTTAGATGACAGATTTgttataaaagaattatccCATAGTGAATTAGATGCATTCATTAAGTTTGCACCAAATTACTTTGAATATATGTCACAGGCTATGTTTCATGATTTGCCAACCTCCTTAgcaaaaatatttggattTTTCCAAATCCAAGTTAAGAATTCATCTACTTCtaaaaattacaaaatggatttaattattatggAAAATCTATTTTATGAAAGAAAATCAACGAGAATCTTTGATTTAAAGGGATCTATGAGAAATAGACATGTCGAACAAACAGGCAAAGAAAACGAAGTCCTGTTAGATGAAAATATGATAGAGTACATTTACGAATCCCCAATACACGTTGGTGAATAcgataaaaaattattaagaGCCTCTCTTTGGAATGATACCTTATTCTTAGCGAAAATGAACGTGATGGATTATTCTTTAGTAATTGGCATCGATAATGAAACACATACAATTACAGCGGGTATTATAGATTTCATAAGGACATTTACTTGGGATAAGAAATTAGAAAGCTGGGTTAAAGAGAAAGGGTTTGTCGGTGGAGGAGCTAGTAGTACAAAGATGCCAACTGTAGTGACACCTCGCCAGTATAAAAATAGATTTAGAGAAGCAATGGAATGTTATATACTTATGGTTCCGGATCCTTGGTTTCAAGAttctatttaa